The genomic DNA cactgccaaaagtaccaataccttgTTTAATGATCATGGCATCACTGTGTTTGATTGGCTAGCAAACTCGCCTGACTTATGGGGTTTGTCacgaggaagatgagagacaccagaaccaataatgcagatgagctgaaggccgctaccaaagcatcctgggcttccataacacctcagcagtgccacaggctgaccTCCTCCATGCCGCGCCCcactgatgcagtaattcatgcaaaaggagccctgaCTAAGTATTGTGtgtgtacatggacatacttttcagtaggccaacatttctgtattaaaaatcattttttttattggtcttatataatattctaattttctgagatactgaattttgagttttcattacctgtaggccataatcagcaaatgaaaagaaataaacgcttgaaatatttcactctgtgtgtaatgaatctatataatatatgagtttcactttttgaattgaattactgaaataaattaacttttcaatgatattctaatttattgagatgcacctgtgtCTGTATATATTCTTTTAGATAAAAAATGCATTATCCTTACCTAAACCAACAGACTGTGAAACAGTAGATACTTCAGAGAAAAGTAGTCACACTCGCAGCAGTACAATGGATGGTTGTCCCATTTTTAACTGTAATCAAATGCATCCAAATATTCCTAAACTACTGATATGTTTCTCAGATTGCCTCAATCCTCTAGAGTCAGCTGCTTGAAGCTCATTTGGCTAaatctgtgtttctttttttctggaatagaTTACTAATTTCTGATTCTGACATAATACGTCTGTGGAATTAACAGGCCTTCATATAACGAATtcaaaacattgatttttttctggGTGCCATTGTGTTTCAGGCAGCATTAAAAGTCGGACAGTTCTCACTCACTGTATGGGTTAACTACAAACTAAGAAATGCCCCTTAACCAAGTTAGTTTCACTCCCATGACTGTTTAGTGCAGTGTTTAGTTTTCACCAGATGCAACAAGTCCCATGCAGCCACACATTGCACATTCAAGCCATTCAACCTTTCAGCTTTCAACTATTCATTTTCATAAAAGTGTGAGAATTCCAGTTATTGTTCTTCCTTTTAGTTTTTATAGTCCATCCACCTATTTACTGTAACTGCATATTCCAGTTgcagagttggggggggggggggggggggggtaggagcAGAGCCTATTTTGGAAGCATCAGATATAATGCAGGAAATGACCCTGGCCCGGGTACTACATCATTAGATGGTACACTCGCACACTCTACTCATTCTGATCTTGACAATTTAGCATTGACAATTAACTTAAAACAcaagcacatctttgagatgaaaACTTGAAAGCCTAGagaaaaaccaacacagacattGTGATGATATGCCAATTACCCACACATATTGATtgtgctgggatttgaacccagtttcCTGCAATGCTAACTAAGCAGTCAACATTCATTTTATATTCATTTCTCTATAGGAAACACCTTCCAAATGCACTTAACAAGTATTACCACATGGTACaacagtttacaaatattgttatCTAGTTAGAGTACAGGTATGTTAACTTACTTAGGGACTAAGCAAGGAGAACCGAACCTTCAATGTTGTGGTTgagcatttatttaattatttactatgCTATACTGAATCACCTATTTTTAATAATATGGTTTATGGATTCAAAGCCATAAAATCTAAAACAATTTGTGCACTGAATTAAAGCTCCAATATCATCTACACAAAGTTGTTTGAAAAGCAGGACAGGCCATGTCTTGTTAGCCAGGACATATTGTTCTCActgctgtaaacagatttccTGATATCCAAAGGAAATCTAGTTCAGTAGCAATTGAATATTAATGAAATACCTTTTTTtacctttattaacaaaataaaaaagtactgtTCAAGTGCATGAAGCGTTGCAAGTGGGTAATACTTTCTTAAAATTAGGAATCACAAAGTAAACATAACTAAAATCTGAAAGCAGTCCAAAAACAAACACCAATCTCTTCTCTAATTGTCAGTTACTGCTCTTAAAAATCAACAGATGCCTACAATATGTGAATAAGTCGTCAGCTAAATTTGATTGCCTACTGCAGACTTAATATGCCATACAGAAAGAAAATGCAATGGTACACTTTTAACCTTCAATTTGATTGAACTGTTTTAAACTGTGTGTATGTGGCTATGTGGATTTTAGCAAAAATGGCATTATTTCTTCCAGCATGCTTAAGCAAAGTACTTTCTCCTCTGACATTTGAACTCCTAAATACACTCTGATGGTTAAAAAACAGAGGAACTTTAACACATTACATATGTATTCACACACTGAGAATTTGGAAGTTGCTTTGCATTAAACTATATGCTTGacttttaaatatatgttttttaacTAGTGAAATACAAACCATCAATGCTCCTGAAGTCTAGGAGGTATGTCCTACTATCCACCTGGTATAGCTGTAGACTCATTTTTGTATACATGCTAGTCACAGGATTCTTCCTCCGAACACGTAAATAGTATGGGTTTACAACCTGAACAGAAATTAAAGCACAGTTAAGAAAATCTTAATTAGTATGTCACAAAACATCAGTTTAATGCAAAACACATTTGTCATCATTGTATAGAAATGATCACTCTCTCACTGGGACAATTAAAATTACCAatcagcctaacctgcatgtttatATGATATGGTTGAAAACCTGAATACccgagaaaaagaaaaatgaactgtgGCAGGTGGATGGGTGTGGtccgcagccgcctgcctatttaaggagccgcctccctgcagtcaaggctggagtcgggtgaggaggtggacaaggtcagaggaggcggcaggagaggccctgagtgttgtgtttgGAAGAGAGAAGGGACGGCTAGTgagagccaggactttgggagacagTGGGGGTTTTTGGTGGTGCACTgagtgactttgtaaatagtgtgaataatgtataataaacgtgtggtgaagGCTAGTAatgtatctgcctgtctgtgtccgggagcaccctttcacagtggcgtagttggcaggatgctccacctgggtcgAGGTGGGGACCTGTATTGTTGGAAAGTTTTGTGAAAGGCCTGGCACAGCAGGCaaactcacccacgtgccgcaggggtggcgtgcacccaaccccgcacgTACCGGGAGTGTCGCGGACCACGGGAGGTCTGCTGTTGGACTTTTTGTTGTTTCAGGGGCAGCTCGGGAGCGCGGCGGCAGCTAGGAGAGCTGCCGGGAAGGAGATGCTGCACACACAACAaccgcagcagccgcggagctgcccagaCCAACGGTCCCTCCTcgtaacaggcacgggattgggtagcgtgtcctgtcctcccgccaacgattggtcagaggtgggagcagggaatgtccatctcgtgccgagaagaaacccgagtgggctgcagggaAGAGCCCACGGAGAGCAGTCGGCGAATGGCGCCGCCCGGAATGTAAGCACACTGCCGACTGTCTCTCCCTCTTTGGCAGCGATACTGCAGGAGCTGCAGCACGAGATCCAGCTCGTACTatcgctgccggccgagcgatgtgccctccgggcggagacgcaggactcaggagggatggcagtggcgtggAGCGAGAGCCGCAGAGGCAGGAGGATCGACGCGCTGCAGGAGCTTCTGGCcagagaggcacagcggggatgGTACGTGGaaccgaccccgtgaagctccggacgccagcggggctggaTCTGCCCTTTTACCGTGGGCAGACTCGAACCGTCATGGCGTCCCAAAATAagaggaggaagcggcttggggaagccagttcctccgacagGGGAGGACGCACTGCTGGGTGCGCGCGTTCCTCAGGGGGCCATCCTCTGCCGAGGCAGAGGAAAACCCCGCAGGCTGGGAGGCGAGACAAACAAGTGCCCCAGTTGACGGTCCAGTGGCGGGGGTCACGGAACTCTCAGGCCGGGAGCCTGAGAGTAAAAGTTTCAGGGCACCGGACGGagcggagagcgttggcccaagcAGAGAAAAGACGCAGAGGCACTGCGTCAGGGCAACGTTTCTGccccttgtttttcctttttttgtagggGATTGGGCCCCGGGCTAACTCCGATGGACCTGCTACAGGGGAACATCCGCCCTCACGGGACTGTCCGCTGGCCCCCGCCGGGTTTCAGCGTGGAGGggagtattgtggcaggtggccgggtgtggtccgcagccacctgcctatttaaggagccgcctccctgcaatcaaggctggagtcgggtgaggaggtggacaaggtcagaggaggtggcaggagaggccctgagtgttgtgtttgGAAGAGAGAAGAGACGGCTAGTgagagccaggactttgggagtcgGTGGGGGTTGTTGGTGGTGCACTgagtgactttgtaaatagtgtgaataatgtataataaacgtgtggtgaagGCTagtaatgtgtctgcctgtctgtgtccgggagcaCCCTTTCACAGAACAATAAGCACTCCACAGATCCCCAGGTTGGGATTTAAACCCAGTTCTATTGTCACACAGTTGTAAAGttctaaccactgagccaccacacCATTCACGTTttcgtttattattattatgtaaaaagtcagtcagtcattatccaacccgctatatcctaactacagggtcatgggggtctgctggagccacccagccaacacagggcacaaggcaggaacacatccccgggcagggcgccagcccaacgcagtTATGCAAAAAGTGTGTATCTAAATACAACATTTTCAACCTGTGTCATTGTAACTGACCCATTCACTTGGCATTGTGCCAGGCTaagtaatattttcaaatatggTGGTTTATTGCAGTGAAGCTATAGTCCCTTAAAAAAAGATAGATTGCATATTAACTTTAATTCTAAGCTCAAATTCAGGTTGAAAGAATCGGATTATCCAGGGTGTACTGTAGGGTTCTACATTGTTATCCTTGGCCTAAGAGTCCAAGGAAAAAGGCCATCCTGTCATGTCATCTTGTATGCAACAAGGTACTGTAAAAGTATCATGTTATTATTAAGCTAAAACAAGCCAAGACCTTAGATTATCACCATACATGACCATGAAATTAGCCAATGCTGTTATTAGAAGATGTCTAAATTTACAATATAAGCAGTTGGGGTGTCTGGAACATAAAGGAATTAATAGGCACCATGACATGTTTTCACACATACCCTTTAGCAAGCAAATACACAGTGCTCCACTTTAATATACATGATTGTGCTGTGCTGGTCTCTGCGTAAAGATTATAAATACAGAAATCTACTAACAGAATTACTCACCTTCCATTCATAGTCCAACTGCTTCATTGCTCTACACACTTCAGCCATGATGTCATTAGGGCGACTTTGACTCCTGATTCCCAGGTGCCATTTAGCTCTACGTACTCCCTGGTGCTTTGACTTTTGTGGATTTAACTCATCCAAGGTATGCCTTGACCTTGGAGTGGCCTCTGCTACAAGGAACGGCACTCGCTCAGGATGTGGTTTAGATGCTGCAAGCTGATGATCATCCAGGAAAGAGTCAGGGGGGCTGCTTGCTAAATAAAAGTCCTTGGCTTCATTCATTATTCTTCGATTGTCAATAATGAGATGGTAAGCTACAGCTAGGGGATCTTGATGGTTTCTGTTATACAAACAGCTCAGTACCTCATCTTCTGTGCATTCAAATTTTTCACAAACTTCCTTAAGAGCTTCATCATCAATCATGGTGTTGCTATATGAGGGATCCTCTGGAAACAAGTATTTAGGAAGGTCATGTTTGAACCATTCATCAtctctgaaagaaaaaaacaaacatttttttaaatgtagtaaAAAATCACACATGTTCACAAATGTAGAAAAGCactcaaatgttaaaaaatgcattattatattattggcaccccttgtaaaaattagtcagaagggttagaaaaaaaaaatcactgtttgctCAAGAACAGTcttcttgcactgaaaaaatgagaatcatctgatttttaatttaaaagagttcattcaaagaaaaacaaagccccccatcaacaaataaatatttttaacaaaaaaatatgtgccacaattgttggcagCCCTTCATGTAATACTTTGTACAACCTCCCTTTGCCAATATAACAGCACAGAGTCTTCTCTTGTAAccttttataaggttggagaatacagagcATGACCATGGGGTATACACTAGCCCTGCCATGAGACTCTTGTCTgagtattagtgaaaaaggacagtgagagggccctgcccggctcccactcctgacgtcacgcttccctgtcccctcagcccacagcctgtcttggatttgtttgaaaatatcgctcctgcaagcaaaccatgattcttagcgcaatgtgagaagtcacaaaatcaaccggaatgttcaagcaaattatagaaaaaaaacattctaaatccgttaagtagttgtctcgtaaaatgcggacagacatacagatgttggattttttatatatatatatatatatatatatatatatatatatatatatatatatatatatatatatatatatatatataaaaataaaaaatgtacgtGTGTGTGGCTTGGATAATGAACAGCTGTTGCTACTATCAATAAAAGGGCTGTAAGTGGCAGTAAGAGGGTGAGACCTGTCCAAGTGAACCACAagtttacacttaaaggcattaacatttgaatatagcaggaactgtctgtgtgtgtgtgtgcgtctctctcgtgcgcgtgcgtctctcttgcgtgtgtgtgtgtgtacatgtgtctctctctctcttgcgcgtgcatgtgtctgtctgtgtctctctctcgctgcacagggaatgcacagggagagactgaacatgtgctgaaatcatcggcgcgcacaaaccgaaagggaaactggcttgttcctataccgagtgtgtggtcgtgcacagaggcaaaagtttggcgaactttttggtcataacccgatttgtacgtgttcagagatgttcgtgaactgaggttccactgtatttggctcgtaatgtgtaaaattataacagacgtttaataggctttttcttaacacctcccattatccgacattttcacttatccgacgttctgccgacccgtttatgtcggataagcgagactctactgtatttagAAAACCTAAGTATCAGCAACTCCTtccttttaatttactttttatttgcattttattttaatacaatcaGTTTGCATGTTTCACTGGTATATAAGTAAAAACACAATGATATGggaacataaataaatgtatcctcaaaatgtttttgttgcttatttcactatatatttatttaactacagtatttcttcatttgtttatttcagtaGCACTGCACATAACATTGAAATATGTCTTGAAATGAAAACGGTCATTTTCACCTATCCAAGTTGAGGAGATGGGCTCTAGCAAATACTGCTTCTTAATTAGTAAATTAGTGGTAGCACTCACAAAGAAAATGGAATCTTAAACGTCAATTAAGttctaattaaaaagtaaaaaaacagtaCCAATGTAGGTATAAACACACATTTACCTAAATTTAAGTGCCACATTTATGCTTTTTTTCAATACTCAAAGTGTCAAAGCTACACTAACTGGTATCTCAAcccttttattctctctaaaaaCACATCAGCTGTGCATCCTAATGGCACATGCCTACTACCATAACCCCCAAAAACCACAGATATTTAAAAGAACTtgagaggaaaaataaataaatttcttgGCAAATAGTGCCAAGTATAGTGTTTTCACATACTTTTAGTTACAATTTTAACATACATTTTCATCTTCATTATTTATTAGTAAAAAGCAAATAACACATTTCATCCAGCTGggaacataaaataacaaatagaaatgattttattctggaaataatttcaaatttaccatCATATTTCTGTGGATATGTAAACATTTGTAAACAGCAAGCAGGACGTAGGCTTATTGCAAAACAGTCCGCATTAGCAGCCAGCACAGATTCTTAACATCTTTTGTGAGCAGCGCCCACAATGGTGGAACTTTAAAGAGTTTTCTTCATGTCTTACAGCACATTCTCCCATATGTGCATGTGACTCAGTGCTTGCAGCGGAATATCATTATAGCTATACTCAGGTTGTatgaatattcttttttttttttttttttgctcattcatAGTCGTGTCCCATACGCTACGCATCATTCCAGCTTCAGTCACATAAAATCTTGGATGTGTATCAGCATCTTCATGTAGTACAACTAAAGAAAGCCAATGGCTTATTCTTTCATACATTGTTAGGTCTGCCATGTCTGTGTAAATATGGTGAGTGAGCTGCCATGCTGCACTGTTCTTTTCAGTTGCAGTCATCCACATCCACAAAATGACATTTTGCAAGTTCTTCTTTCCCTAATTATATTGATGCTGGCTGTATAAACTTatagttatttgtttttaaactaaGTGTAGTAATGGGGGCACAgacagattttcagatttttgttttcttaaaactCAAAGTGAAACAATGTCAGTAGTTATAATAAGTGTGACAggtttttggtgattttttttcttgctgtctaCAGTAGACAGACAGCAATTTACATTTAAGGAACCACATTCAATAAtgtcatggaaaaaaaaagatatgtaaaTGCAGTCACATGTGAGTCAGGGGAGAGAGACAGCCATTCACACCTGTGTTCAATGGCATTGCTTGTGACACTACCAAAATGCCtttcatataaaaaagaaaaaaaaaatactcaagtTTTCTGGATACAACAGAGTTTTAACAATATGGGCATGTGTTGTATTTTGGAAAAAATCAAGAAAGGACAGGAGCATGACACAATGAATGATGAAATAATtagatttaaaaactaaatgtctataggcatcatccatggagcttttactgttaaacattttATGCATACTGTAGAGAGGTTAAATATGCATAGATGACTTTTCTCTCTTTGCACAGTTTAATTTACTTAATTGGGCTCAAACTTGTATTATCTTGGTATAATAAGCTAAAACAAGCATGAAGAGTTCTATTTATTAGTATTCATGATTATATTCTTCTTTGCAGTACAAGTATAACACATACAGCAAATTAGACAAGCCCGGAAACagtaaatatactttaaaaaaaaaaaagattttcaaaaagCATTAGTTATTCAATTAGAATCTCTGAAATAAGCAACATTACTTTCCAGAACTTAAAAACTTACCTGATATCCTTTATGGTAGCCCTTTTCATGGGATCAACTTGCAGCATGTGTTTTAGAAGTGCAATAACAGAGGGATTGAGATACTGAGGTGTATAAAAAATACCATCACAGATCTTTTTGAATAATGTTGGCACATGATCATCATCAAAAGGTAAAGTCCCACAGAGCAAAGCATATAGGATTACACCACTGCTCCAAATATCCACCTCCGGACCAGCATATAATCTGAAAGTGTTTAACAaagatattgttttatttaatcctgATGAAAATCTACTAAATAGTAGACTCAGCAACACATTTAGCATTTAAAAATTGTGAAAACATATTAGCTTATTCTACATaggtttccattttcttttctgaaaatctaataaatcAAACTACAAGATAGTGTTTAATGTCACTTCTTTAGTGAAAAATCTTAGATTGATCTGAATTGCTTTTATCATTCCCACACTGTGCCTCAATCAAAATAGATTCTAGCTACAGCTTTTAAGAGTCATACAGATTATCTACATTTGATCTTGCATTTTATCATACAGTACTTGGTAGAAAAAAATTGCTGGGAACTAACTTGGTCTGTAGTGAgttgtttataaaaatgtttcatgGTGTATGATGTTGGTATTTCTCCTAGAAAAGTTTTATTAGTGGGTGACATTTATTGCTGACCTTTTAGGGGGGAGTCCCCTATTTAAAATAtagcatcaataaataattaaatatttctagtaataataaataattaatgctaaaacatttttttacaacaagaaaataaaaaattgatattGAATTATAATAAAAGTATCCTCACAAAGaaggcatacattttttttaattaaatcacatTCACAAAATGCATATtcacaataaaacacatttttaactgaattatattctctaatttttttcataaaaattaacACAACCAAACACTGTTATTTGCTTTGGACTACAAATTAAATCAGTGAAAGAGGGTAAGACTGAAGCAACATTTTTGCACTGGGAGCACAAAGTAAATCACGTTATTGCCTACAGGTAATGTCAGATTTACATCTCAAAACAACTCACAATGGATTTTAAACAAAAGGCACTTCACATTTAAGAACTGCAGTTGCAAAATCGTGCCACTCAAATTTCCACTGAATCGCAGTGTATTGCAAATTATAAGATTGATTCAAATTTTTCACTACGATAAAACGTGAATTATGTCACTCACGTAGTACAAGGCGAATGTGGATTTAGCAGCCATGCGACATAAAGAATACTGGAATATGAATAAGaacattttgcaaaacaaacaaacatcatAGACAACACATCTGCAGTATGCCCCCTTCAAAAAATTCACAATgacttaataaattaatttaatttgctttacAAATGAATGACACAATGCCTTTTCCCCTGGGTGGAGAACTTATGGACTTCTGGGAGGCCTGCCTGTTAActtcaaaaattgttttaaaatgtagtatgtgtttaaaaaaaaaaaaaaaaagaccttagAAGTGATTTGTAAAATAGAAGATGATCAGCTTACAAGACTATTATctactaaaaaatgaaaacagctacTGAAGAGTTTGTCAATGCtccaaatacataaaaatgatcaGAACTTACCTTCCTGAAATTACTTCTGGAGCTGCGTAGTTAGGAGAACCACAACTTGTTCTTAAGAATTCCCCATCAGACATCATGTTTGACAATCCTAAGTAAGAGTAGAGGAAGAAAGGATGCCATACccatacattttcaaatgtactGTGTTTCAGGCAACATCAATAAAGCTAATTATAATACTTACTAAAATGTTTTGCTGGTTTAAAGAAACCAAATACACTAGAAATGTGTAATTATTCATCTGTTTATAAATTTAGGTTAATATATACTGTTTAATAGAGTGAATAGGATACAGCAACCCTGCTGGGTTAACTAGGAAAACTATGACCTGTAATAAGATTGGGTAACTCTTACAATATTAGATTTTAGTATgtcttttatatgtttatatttcaaTGTTAGGCATTCATATTTCAGTGTCACAGAATAGAGCAGAACAAAGGACATAatctacatacatactgtatattattcttGATATTCTCTGTTTTTTTCCATCTGCAAGGTATGGTTAATGACGGAATATTTTGCTTCAGTTTatagaaacaaagtaaaaaagtctGTTCTTGTCTACAGCTCCACTCTACATAGATTGATAAATAAtcttttaattaagtttataaaaacaaagtagaaaaacTCCGTTCTAGATTGTTTATTAGAGCACCATGATATAATCCAAAAATCTCTATCTTTTCATAACCATATTAATTATCTACTGAATAC from Erpetoichthys calabaricus chromosome 5, fErpCal1.3, whole genome shotgun sequence includes the following:
- the prkaa1 gene encoding 5'-AMP-activated protein kinase catalytic subunit alpha-1 isoform X1, which produces MATDKQKHEGRVKIGHYILGDTLGVGTFGKVKVGRHELTKHQVAVKILNRQKIRSLDVVGKIRREIQNLKLFRHPHIIKLYQVISTPTDIFMVMEYVSGGELFDYICKNGKLDEKESRRLFQQIISAVDYCHRHMVVHRDLKPENVLLDAHMNAKIADFGLSNMMSDGEFLRTSCGSPNYAAPEVISGRLYAGPEVDIWSSGVILYALLCGTLPFDDDHVPTLFKKICDGIFYTPQYLNPSVIALLKHMLQVDPMKRATIKDIRDDEWFKHDLPKYLFPEDPSYSNTMIDDEALKEVCEKFECTEDEVLSCLYNRNHQDPLAVAYHLIIDNRRIMNEAKDFYLASSPPDSFLDDHQLAASKPHPERVPFLVAEATPRSRHTLDELNPQKSKHQGVRRAKWHLGIRSQSRPNDIMAEVCRAMKQLDYEWKVVNPYYLRVRRKNPVTSMYTKMSLQLYQVDSRTYLLDFRSIDDEVSEAKSGTATPHRSGSIGNYRTASKNETEGDTTAKGSDGSLASSLTSSVDSSSGDNPPRPGSHTIEFFEICANLIKILAR
- the prkaa1 gene encoding 5'-AMP-activated protein kinase catalytic subunit alpha-1 isoform X2, encoding MSTHVGRHELTKHQVAVKILNRQKIRSLDVVGKIRREIQNLKLFRHPHIIKLYQVISTPTDIFMVMEYVSGGELFDYICKNGKLDEKESRRLFQQIISAVDYCHRHMVVHRDLKPENVLLDAHMNAKIADFGLSNMMSDGEFLRTSCGSPNYAAPEVISGRLYAGPEVDIWSSGVILYALLCGTLPFDDDHVPTLFKKICDGIFYTPQYLNPSVIALLKHMLQVDPMKRATIKDIRDDEWFKHDLPKYLFPEDPSYSNTMIDDEALKEVCEKFECTEDEVLSCLYNRNHQDPLAVAYHLIIDNRRIMNEAKDFYLASSPPDSFLDDHQLAASKPHPERVPFLVAEATPRSRHTLDELNPQKSKHQGVRRAKWHLGIRSQSRPNDIMAEVCRAMKQLDYEWKVVNPYYLRVRRKNPVTSMYTKMSLQLYQVDSRTYLLDFRSIDDEVSEAKSGTATPHRSGSIGNYRTASKNETEGDTTAKGSDGSLASSLTSSVDSSSGDNPPRPGSHTIEFFEICANLIKILAR